A single genomic interval of Calypte anna isolate BGI_N300 chromosome 3, bCalAnn1_v1.p, whole genome shotgun sequence harbors:
- the DTD1 gene encoding D-aminoacyl-tRNA deacylase 1, translating into MKAIVQRVAQASVTVGGEQISSIGRGLCVLLGISLEDTQREMEHMVRKILNLRVFEDESGKHWSKSVMDKQYEVLCVSQFTLQCILKGNKPDYHMAMPTEQAECFYNNFLEQLRKAYKPELIKDGKFGAYMQVHIQNDGPVTIELESPAATVDPKQLTKLEKQQQRKEKTRTKVPSESSRERNAPRSKDDPSASSGAEGDVSSEREP; encoded by the exons ATGAAGGCCATCGTCCAGCGGGTGGCCCAGGCCAGTGTCACAG tggGTGGTGAACAAATAAGTTCAATAGGACGAGgcctctgtgtgctgctgggcaTTTCTTTAGAAGATACACAAAGAGAGATGGAGCACAT gGTTCGAAAGATCTTGAACTTGCGAGTATTTGAAGATGAAAGTGGGAAGCACTGGTCCAAAAGTGTGATGGATAAACAGTATGAAGTGTTGTGTGTGAGCCAATTTACTCTACAGTGCATCCTGAAAGGAAACAAGCCTGATTACCACATGGCAATGCccacagagcaggcagagtGTTTTTATAACAACTTCCTAGAGCAGCTAAGAAAAGCCTACAAGCCAGAGCTTATTAAAG ATGGCAAGTTTGGTGCCTACATGCAGGTACACATCCAGAATGATGGTCCTGTAACAATAGAACTGGAGTCCCCAGCTGCCACTGTTGACCCTAAACAG CTGACAAAACttgaaaagcagcaacaaagaaaagagaagaccAGAACCAAGGTACCCTCTGAGTCAAGTAGAGAAAGAAATGCTCCTCGAAGCAAGGATGACCCCAGCGCAAGCagtggagcagaaggagatgtgTCTTCGGAAAGAGAGCCTTAG
- the SMIM26 gene encoding small integral membrane protein 26, whose amino-acid sequence MSEDVAGGWETMRAAVWKARAALLYSVGGWTMLGAMIHYTNTTGREAASADGPENERDHQENQGPRKEVFVTETPLGFNITTTVTYKEVQPPLTRLLRRVKSYFDPDDEPPSKN is encoded by the exons ATGAGCGAGGACGTTGCTGGTGGGTGGGAGACGATGCGGGCGGCGGTATGGAAAGCCCGAGCGGCGCTGCTGTACTCGGTGGGCGGATGGACCATGCTGGGGGCCATGATCCACTACACCAACACCACAGGCAGAGAAGCCGCCAGTGCCGATGGGCCCG AGAATGAAAGAGATCATCAGGAAAACCAAGGACCCCGCAAGGAAGTATTTGTTACAGAAACACCTTTAGGATTTAATATTACTACAACAGTAACATATAAGGAGGTTCAACCTCCTCTTACTCGACTGCTAAGGCGTGTGAAATCATACTTTGATCCTGATGATGAGCCTCCTTCTAAAAATTGA